The genomic stretch GCTGCATCGGAGGCCAGCGCGCGGTGCAGGTCAGGCCCGAAATCGCCCAGTTCCCGCATATCGCCCAGCACGGCGATGCGCCGCTTCGCCTTTTGCGCCGCGAGCACCAGAAGCGCCGCGCGGATGGAACTGTCCGAGGCGTTGTAGCTCTCATCCAGCAACAGGGCCGTGCCATTGTCGGGGGTGGCGACGCGGCGCATCTCGCCGCGCCCGGCACCCGCACCAAAGCCGGAGAGCGCTGCCGCCGCCAGCCCCGTATCACCGCCGGCGGCCTGGATGGCCGCCAGGGCCGCCAGGGCGTTCATCGCCATGTGCTTGCCCGGCTGCTCCAGGCGCAGCGTGACATGGCGGCCCGAGAGCTCGAACTCCGCCTCGCTCGCGGCGGCGGAGCCGGTCCAGGCCAGCATGCGGGCCGAGGCCTCGGGGCTTTCCCCAAAGCCCAGCACCTGCGCGCCATGCCGCCGGGCAATCTCCGCCATGCGATCAAAATGCGGGCTGTCCTGTGGCAGGACGGCGATGCCGGCCCTCTCCAGCCCCATGGGCTCGATGCCGGCCGCGATATCCGCCTTTTCCTCCGCAATCGCCTGCTGGCTGCCCAGATGGCCGATATGCGCCGTGCCGATGCTGGTCACGATCACCACATGGGGTCGCGTCAGGCGCGCAAGTGGCGCGATCTCATGCCGATGGTTCATGCCGATCTCGATGGCGGCCCAGTCGGTGCCACGCGGCATGCGCGCCAGGGTGAGTGGC from Sediminicoccus sp. KRV36 encodes the following:
- the murF gene encoding UDP-N-acetylmuramoyl-tripeptide--D-alanyl-D-alanine ligase, coding for MIPLWTTEELRAATGGFCADGLTATGVSIDTRSVAAGDLFIALRDQRDGHDFVAEAFARGASAMVERDMPGPVLRVADTLAGLTALGAAGRARMDGRVIAVTGSVGKTTTKEMLRRACAALGATHASAASYNNHWGVPLTLARMPRGTDWAAIEIGMNHRHEIAPLARLTRPHVVIVTSIGTAHIGHLGSQQAIAEEKADIAAGIEPMGLERAGIAVLPQDSPHFDRMAEIARRHGAQVLGFGESPEASARMLAWTGSAAASEAEFELSGRHVTLRLEQPGKHMAMNALAALAAIQAAGGDTGLAAAALSGFGAGAGRGEMRRVATPDNGTALLLDESYNASDSSIRAALLVLAAQKAKRRIAVLGDMRELGDFGPDLHRALASDAAHAADLVYACGPLMGHLFAALPARRQGTHTEDAASLAPIVAAALRDGDAVLVKGSLGMRMAEIIRAITGADRKNA